A window of Eucalyptus grandis isolate ANBG69807.140 chromosome 4, ASM1654582v1, whole genome shotgun sequence genomic DNA:
CAACGTTTGAAGCTTCTCTCAATCATCTGTCTTCGTCTTCATCCGTGAGCATTACAAATTTGtatgcaattttctcttccctcaactatgtttattttaaatatgttgCACACTTTCTAGTTAAGAAGTCCAGTGTTCCTCgaaattgattatattattcATTTAGACTTTTCTTgcatcttattttatttcaagtttatttgttaagatttctttttaaaacaTATTCATCCCTCCCTTTAGGTGTGAGATCTAACTACATCACATTCCCCTTGGCCTTATCATTGGATATAGTCATATAATCATGCCACTTGTAATTTTTAACTCGACCACCTCTCTTGCACTTCCAcctaacattttcttttaagtcATCATTTCTCTTAACTTGAGTTACTTGTTCTTACCTCTCTTGGCCTATATATAGGTCTCCATATATCTTTAGGTCCCCCTAGGgtcggttcccagttccatgAGCGGATCTGTCCATCCGGACCGAAccaattatattataataatatattgatttttaatattaaaataaatttcaaaattactaattaacaaatttaaattttagggcTCCGTCTCCTCTCATGATTTCCATGTTTTAATAAGAATTTAGTAAAGTGTGTAAGCTGCCttttgagagtgctagtatgaacacctagaggggggtgaataggtgtttaaaataaatcttgtcaaatatatgcggaataaacttcaaacaaagaagttaaggaagagaataagaacacaaggtttatagtggttcggcttaattcaagcctacttccactctcccacgctaatgACCTTCTTagtggattccactatgcaatcaacaagagattacaacttcgagtgcaaacacttagtagtagatcacactatctcactaagtcactcttttggtatttctctcacgatcacaaacgtttaagctctccaaagacaagtgtatgaacaaAGATCGCTCgaactttgaaattataaattctacgcttcgtctcttacttgctcatcgatccttcatctccttaaatacttctccacttccaaactacctgttggacagtatcttgaggatcgtcttccaatataccaattggacagctctgtatctagaagatttggtagccgttgagtgacaaaggtaaaatcccaaattgattccgatcgcccatacaaacgaaatcttggtttccataagttaagcttcttcgtatagaaagttcttgtcttcaaaatccaattgtcaatcaattagattgaatcaatcaaatcaatcttgatgtggaatccaaaccaattcaatagccgttatatgattgggcttgagttacgttctgtcgaatctggatgtaaagtctgagagcaatagactttacaatctgagtctaagTGCGATAGAAtttgcaatctgagtctgaacatattctgcttctaaacatatttagctttaaggtctataTCCAGTTCAGCTTtaacatagagtctgtcttttaGTTCAGCTTCAGCACAAAGTCTGTCTTCtgattcagcttcagcatagagtctgtcttctggttcatcattcacgttcaatctgAAATTTGTTAGAGTtgacagacttctgatgtagaacagactttaacactaaagtctggcagtcttcaaactttaacacagaagtctggaaatcttcataatatactttggacatgtgttacgttcagtcttttGGCAGTCTTctaactttgacaatatcctttacatgttctatcatctgcatggtctattacttaaccattaaacatgttagtagcctttgatttattttgacatcataagggatttccctaataCCTTTCAACAACTCAACAAATGGCTCATTCAAATAATACTTTTGGGACTCACATATGACACTATGTTCAAGAATATGTTGAGTACCGGTAGAATTgtttctacaaaaaaaattcagtaaaGCAAATATTGTAAGAGATTAAGCATTGTTagaggataaaagaaaagatgatctacatatgacaatcatccaaaatcttgaacttaaagaatattttagatttcaactaaaattattcaaaaataggaaaaaaaaaaattatttctcttctttggtagtattttccaataaaataaagaaaaatggtacccttaattaagccggttcgatttaaaaaaaaaaactattactCGATATGAAAAGTACTCAAGGCAGGATTTGAAAAACGATATTATTATTAGTGAGACCaattccatggatccactcgggaacTGGACCCAGGGCCAGGCGGTTTGGTTCTTGGGTGATCCATGCAACAAcagtggttcccggttccaatttttggaaccgaTCCTTAGTAGgtggttctcggttctaggtcgggaaccgccgcccaaaccatgcacacccctaggtcctccccccccaaaaaaaaaaagaattccaaTTTGTGCttgtaaagaaggaaaaagaaatcttcctcTTTTATGTTCATATTTCAATCTTTTGTGTGAAAAgaaatattctattattgtgttgtcaaagtttcaaaattcaatttttcaagaGCTTATGGGGTGATTAAAGTTTTGATTTTACTTAAACCTTCAGTTTAAGATAAGTGAAAACTTTAAGCGCTAAGTTGGGTTGATCCACTCAATACTTTGACTTGGTTGGTGATTGCTAATTAGTTTAAATTACCCCCAAAAAATGACATGTTAActaaagagataaaaaaaaaatgaaagatacAAATTATTTACCATGTTGACTTTTATGTAAAATTAACTAATGTACAGATGTGTACGATGTGAGTCATCGGAACCTTTGGCTCAtctaatctctctttctcttcgtGAGGACGCGAAGCACGACACCGTTCAAATGATCATGGCATGGTTGTCGGCCCATCATGGTCAAATTAGGTAAAAGTGCTAATTTGCTAGAATAATACTTAGCCTACGATATCTAAGGAAAAAATTAAGATGCAAAGCCatgcttttgaaaataaagGATGTAAAAAAAAGTAGTATCATGGGTGAAGACTTAAGGcatacaatttaatattttccttctttattaaTATTAATACCAACGATCGATctatttattgttttgtttttgtttcgcAATAAGCAACACACATTATTTATGAAAGATTGTTACTATTTGAAATTGACCGCATACTTTTAGAAACAAAACTTcagtagaaaaggaaaatattaaagaGTGCTCTAgaggcaattttttaaatagaattcaAAGTTTACTAAATGAAGTAAGAGACTTTGTTAAAATGTGGAATTCTTTCAATTTCAGAATATCTTTGAAAAGTGCGATTTTCATTTTTAGCGATTGCTGGCCCAATGGGCTCTCTTTTCGTACCGAGCTGAAAGGAACACCACCAGCCGCATACAAAATAGCCCACTCCGATCATCGTCATCCTCCCCCCTCGGATTGGAAACCCTAGCACCGATCCTCAACCTCGGCTTCCCAGAGGGTAAGCTAGACCACCCGCCGACGCCGACCGAAGAAGCAGAGGCAGCTCCGCTCTCCGTTCGTCCGCCGCCATGGGTCGCATGCACAGCCGAGGGTACACCGCGAAAACCCATCAACTTCTTGCCGTCGTTGTCCCGACCGGTTGCGAGTTTTGCTGACTCTGTTTTTGTTTCTGGTTGTCTCTCCTTTGTGGGTTTTCTTGATACTTGGCAGTAAGGGTATTTCAGCTTCTGCTCTGCCCTACAAGAGGACTCCTCCGAGCTGGCTCAAGATTTCTTCTCAGGATGTAAGAACATTTTTGACTGCGTTAGTTTGTTTTTGTGGGATAATGGGTAGTTTGTAGCTGTCGCCTCCCTCTCAGGATCTGGTGTAAGATGTGGGAAGCTCAACTCTGATGTTGTTATGATATTCGTTTCGGTAGTTTGTACCCAATTTGGTCGGAGGAAAGAGGGCCTATACCCATGCATGACATCCTATCCGAAACCGAGTAATGTAGTCACTCTCATCTAGTAGAACGGTGCTTGTAATTGTTTACCCGACTATCGGTGGGAGGAAACCGTGGATGCTGTTTGACTTTCTCTTTCTGGGCTTATCTGCCTAATTGCGTCGTGTTGGATTCTGTGCAATTTGGTGCCTTTTGTTATGTTTATAATTTCTGTGGACTCTTTGATTAGATAAAGCGTGCATTTGGATAGTGGGATTCCAATAGAAAGGGCATTAACATGGTGGTACTCTTCCATGCGCAATGTTGCGGCGGTTTGCATTTGAGCATGATCTGATTCAGATAGTTATCTGTTACTATTAAGTAATGGCTCTGTTTCGAGTCTGATGTTTGAGCATGATCTGATTTTTGATGGCTCGTTGCTGCACGAGTTATAGAGCCTCAATAATAGAACACTTAAAGCTGATAGTCGCAATTATGTTTCTTGAAATTTTAGGTTGAGGAGAACATTTGCAAATTTGCCAAGAAGGGTCTGACTCCATCACAAATTGGTGTCATCCTTAGGGATTCTCATGGTATTGCTCAGGTCAAGAGTGTTACTGGGAGCAAGATCCTGCGTATACTGAAGGCCCATGGTGAGAGCTTTTACCACTCCTTACAGTTTCTTTCTTTACGTccttctatctctttctctctctcaacaccCCCACCCCCCGggtcttttctctctctctccttcttctgaACCCACAAGCGAAGAGACACCTAGGTGATGTGATgctttgctttctctttctGAATGTTACCTATTATTTGGGTCAGGGCTGGCTCCTGAAATACCTGAGGATTTGTACCACCTTATCAAGAAAGCAGTTTCCATTCGGAAGCACTTGGAGAGGAACCGAAAGGATAAAGATTCCAAGTTTAGACTCATCCTGGTTGAGAGCAGGATCCACCGCCTTGCTCGTTACTATAAGAAGACCAAGAAGCTACCACCCGTTTGGAAATAGTAATGTTCTTTCCTTTCACTTCTCCAAGTGTTGTTTGCTATATGAGTGCTTACTCCTTTTATGATGCATTGGTTCTTTGAAACAAATATCTGAATTAGAGCGTCCATGGCTCAGCCACCTGAGAATATAGTTATTCACAAAAGTAACAGGCTGAGACTGAATGAATGTTGCTTATGTCCCATGTTgacattttaaggaaaatggaaTCCATGTTACTTTAGTTCCAGCATGCTTATTTAGTGGTACCCTATTGGGTGGAGGAACTAGATTCAATCGtccttttctattcaatttttccttaaagAAGGTTGGGTCTCAACTAATGTCTGTCTCTTTCATGTGGATCATTCTCAGTATTGATTTTGTAtgctatttttgtttattgctTAGTGATATGTAGATGAAAAAAAACGTGTTTCTGGCATTGTCTGTTTGCCACTGTGTATGTGGGATGGTGCTGGAAAACAAGTGTTCGTATATGAGATGTTTCACATTGGTTGTTGTATCgtcatttatgaaaatgtcAATGTGTTCTGCATTCCCTTTTTCCAGAATCATCAGCGTCTGTATCCTGGTGTTCCACTATGTTAGGAagttattcttttcttttcttttcttttcttttcttttctcttgattTGGTTGCAGAAGTTCTTTCTTTCACAATCAATTGATTTTGCGGGTGCATGTTGCTTTACCAAAAACACCTCCTAGAGTgggttcttttcattttggatgTCATGGAGAAATGTTCTATGGTTTAAACTACCGAATACTTTTCCTTGAGAGGGAGGACTGGACTTTCTTGTCCGGCAGAAGTTTAACTGACgatgaaattaataatttggTGAGGGGATGAATATTTGCAGAGCTGACGATTGGGTTAAATCATGCTGGGGCTGAAAATGGCCTTTTGGCATAAGCTTTAAAGTAGAAATATGAGATCTTCGCTTGTCAAAGATGATACGTTTTGTTTCAGCGGCTACTATTTCACTGACTTCTTAAGAATGTTTTAGTAATCATCAATTAGACATGTTTATTCTTTCTTCTACATTAGAATGTTACTAGTTACGACGGGACAGTTTATGTCTCTGTTCTTCAATGGAAATTGCCTGATACTTTTTCTCTGTGGCCATGTCGTGATGGCTTTTTATATAAGTGGATGAATCATGTCACAAAAATTGATCGGCAACATTCTTTGTTATCGTTTTATCCCCTCTTCTACTACTACATACTCAAGTTGAACTACCTTTTTTTGCAGTGAATCTACAACGGCGAGCACTCTCGTGGCATAAACACTCGATGGCAGTATCCATATGATGCCGCGTTCTTCACTTTCTTATGCTTGTCGCTTAAGTTACTGGACCGAACATATAAGTTTTGGATCATCAGTACTTTAGTTTTGGGGCTGTTTGAGATATTGGATAGAAGTTCTTTTTCCTCCATCTCTCTGTTTGCTTTTGTTCTGGCCCTGATGAGTTGCGAACTTTAATGAATTGGCCTCGGCTGGAGGGGACTCCTAGCCAGGAAGCTTCTGTCAAAACAGTTCACTGAAGCTTAGGCGAAATAGGACATGAAAATACAAgtttaaataatgcaatttttacTTGATGACTTCATGTGGCCCTTTTAACGATGTAGAATAATTTCACAAATTGTTGAGGGgaaatataacatgaaaatacAAGTTTAGAAGTAGTCATTCTACGGGCACTTTCATGATGCAATCGTTGCCTCGACGCAGGGGAATGGTGTTGTCGTGATTGAGTGCAAAAACCATCGTGACAGCTAAAATTGTTATGCCACATCATGTTGTGTTTGTCGTGATCAAGTATAAAAGTGTCGTGAGACATGTGAAATTGACGGAATTTTGGCAAGTACCCTCGGGGAATTTGTTCACTCttaagatttaattaaatttaagaaaagccCATCATGTACTAACGTAGAAAAAGTATTGTAAAGGTTAATttaaaaatgcttttttttcgtttggaaaatgcttgaatataaatgattattcataatgaaataatttttcattgatctagagatataaatttattttgaaaataatctaaaacaTGAAAACTTCGATGTGAGTGCACTTTCTTCCCCTGCACGTGCTGCAGGTGAGCGTAACGCTAGTGTCAAATGTCAATTAAATCTTTACTCAGCGAAAGGAGTTTGCCGTCCTTTAAAAGagttttacttttcattttcattgattaaaaaatgtGCTTCATCCTTAAATTCAATTCACTTTGGTGAATTTGTATGTGTTCGATTCTCAAATGTTTCAGCTCTACATAACAGCAACGACAATAACAATTGGAGTTTCACTGAGGAATGTTCTCAGAATACTTTTTAAAcatatttcatgaagaagtatttaattttttaaatattgataCGAATTGGGCACTATGAATTGCAATAAATCTTTATCGACCAAATTCACGCACACCTCGAAAACACATTTTAGTAATAAATGTAGacttcataattttcaaaatttagaagGGCGAAAATAAAGTGGGTCCTGCCACTCCAGGGTGTCTACCTGAATGGATCCAAATCTTCCTGCACAAAACTGGCGACGAGGACACTTATGCAGCGACGAGCTAAATGAGGTGAGTTAGATCAAGATCGTGCAAAAGGACTTGCCAAGATCAAATTGAACCGGTCTGTTCTAGATAGTTCCCAATTCAATGTAATTGGAGCCGGTGAATTTTAGTTCGGTTCCGATTTTGAAACCGCCCACTTGGATtgagctaatttttttattttaaatttatatttttatttcttcaaatgaaaaaaaaaaaaaaaaattccctaatATCTTCCCAAACATCGCTCTCTAGTCTCTTTGCTCTCAAGTCTCTCGCTCAACTCCCAGTCGTGCTCGACTCTCAAACGCCACCCTCTTGCTTGAATCGCTTGACATCTCCTCCTCTTGTTCTATTTTGGCCGATGATGGTTGCAATTGAATCTCACTGAGGTAAATATCCAATGCTCTGTttctgttgttgttgtttttttttttgccactgGTTCTTCTTCTGGAAACTcctcttttatttcttaaacCACTTCAGTACTGACTGGACTTCTTTTGATATTTGTTAATTCCTTAgtgatttttatatttgtatgTTGCCTGAAGTTTTGGGAGTCGTTCATCTTCCTCCCTAGTCACCTTGAAGATTTTACAACGATCTATGTTGGTGTTTTGGACTTTCTAACTCCTTTTTCATTTCGGTTAAGTTTTTATTTCCTGGTCTTTTTAATTTTCGTGATCTTACATGTGATTCTGTTTATTTGTTGTTGTGCAGAAACTTCATTAAGCAGGGGGAAAAAGAACATGCCACATATTTCCATTTCGCCGCCCAGAATCTGGATTGGGCCAGTCAGTCCAATCCTAGACCAGATGATCTAAATTCCAATTCTAGAAATTGAGAACTGGTTCGAATTATGGGGAACCAATCACTCTTTAAGTTGCATGCATGTTGTATATTTAGTTAGTTATATATAggtattaataaaaaaaaataagatagtTAAATATAGATTAAAACGTATTAttgttagattaattaattaatatagaTGGTAATTACAAATAACACGTTAGAAGAATACAAATTATCTATCCAACTCatgaaataaaagtcaaatctaTCCacttaaaattacaatttttaataattaagatacatattttttttattacgtGTTTACATTATTTCCCATATTACAGTAATTAGACTACTTGGTAcccaggattttttttttttttgtcaaaaccCAGGACTAAAATAGCATATCTCTTCTTCGTTTGTGTTCATGGAAAATAAtatgtttctaatttttttttttcaggaggTCATCATatagaaaaatgacaatatttttggtgtttaactaaaacttgaaaaagaaccagaaaataatttttgttgtttgaaaaaCAATCTAATTTTATATTCCTAAATACACATGCTAATCGGATACTACTAACTTGTGCACAAATAACCAAGGAACCAAACATGTGCACCAAGACCCCGAGGTCCAACCTCGATAAATCCCGACCCGAGCATTAGGCATTTGGGTCCCGAGTAAGAGCATAGTCATCGGTCCCAGGTACATAAGGTCGGGCCCAGGCTTTTGTGCCCACGCTCAAATCCTTAGCACCCAAGCCCTAGTCCACAAAAGCTAAGTGCAAGAACCTAGTGCATAAGCCTGGGCCTAATTCCAAGAGACAAGGGTAGGGACCTTGCACTCAAACTTAGGATGctagtgtccatgcaaatgtccTTAGTGCCTATGCTCAAGGTCTCTAGTACTCAAGCTCGAGACCCCAATGGCCATGCCATgaccacaatcacaagcacaaggGATTCAGGGATGAGCATAAGGGTCCCGACCTAAAATATTGGAGATTCAGGCATGGACATCAAAGTCTAAGGTCTCGACTTCCTTGGACTTGAACTTAGGTGCAAGGGATCCAAGCGAGGGCACCACTATCCCTAGCTTGACCTCGATAGACCTAAGCTTGGTCTCTATGAACCAAACCTAGGCGCAGGGATCCTATCTTGGTATTTAGATTCCCAAGCCTAGTCTTAATGGACTTAAGTGTGGGTTTCAAGGTCTCGAGCCTCAACCTCAATGGCTTGAATTTTGGCTCTGGAGATTTGGACATGAGTATTAGGAACCCAAGCCTAAGCATCAAGGACCCAAGATTGAGCACTAGAAAAAAGCTTGGGTGTTGGGGACCCTAGCTCTAGTGCCAAGGAGCATGGCCTTTGTGGACTTGGGTTTGGGTGTCAAGGATCTAAGCATAAACACTAGGGTTTTGCGCTCAACCTTTGTGTACTTAGGCCTAAGTGCTAGGATGTTGGAGTCTCGGACCCACTAGCATTAAGTATTAGGGCACTAGCACGAAGGTCCCAGACTAGGGCTAAAAAAACTCGAGTTCAGAACCAAGGATTCAAGGAAGAGAGTTAGAGTTTACATGTCCAAGCATAgaatttttagtcaaaatatcaatatctaatcatattttataagataatttttaattttttaaacagaATTATTTTTTCCGAATTTAAGCataaaattatcatttatttgaaaaatatttttcataggactatttttttttaaagatctaAATGCCGAAACAACGAAAAATAATGGggacaatgttttttttttgaaaaaaaaaaaattttcggGGAGTCTTCTGCTATTTTATCATAGATCCAAGCTTCTTTCAGGTCTCCACGTCTGCCAACCGCCATGACCTGCGGAAGCATCCGGGCTCTGCACTTCCTCCATCGTCACCTTCCACGCGTCCTCTCGACCTCTCCCCCTTCCCTTCTCCGCAGACAAAACTCCTCCCTCAGCTTCACCCCGACCGCCATGGCCGACCTCAACCGGAAGACGACGACGCAGACCTCCTCCTTCTCTGCCTCCTCTCATCCTGGTAAACGGTAATAACGCCCCCCCATCTTCCCGTTATCGCGATTTCATTCTTGGGTCCGGTCCCGCGACCAGCAATTGGAGTCAAAGGTCGGAACTTGATTCGTCTTTCCGTTTTTTTCTCTTCTGGGTCCGGAGCTGCAGGGGCAGCAGTGGAGGGACAAGTCTAGATATGGGCCACGATCGAAAAGAACGAACGAGAGGTCGCGGCGGTCCTGGCAAAGATAGAGTCGACGCTCTCGGTAGGCTATTGTAAGATTTCGATCCTCCGTTGCCGTTTCATTGATCTTGTCTGTTCCCTTAGACTTCTTTGTTCTTGTGTTGATTAGAATTTGAGTTGAATGGGTGTCAGTGACTGCCTTGTATGATAGCTGGGGATGCATCTTAAATTTCTCATGATTATTATTCGCCTTCCTCTCCGTTTCATTGCAAACCTGGAGGATGATGGCGTTAGTGTAATTTGTGGTTTGCTGAAGAGACCTGATCTTTCTGCTTCCTATGCTAGTGGAATGTGATGTTGCTTACCCACTCCTCCTTTTTCTGTGTTCTCTGTCATTCCAAGCATTGGTCTTTTCTTGCTCTGTTCTCGAGCGAAAcatatcagaattttttttgtttgtttcaggACTCGCATTTTGCGCCACATGGCTGCTGAGTTGAACTTGAATATGAGGAGTGATGGGTATGTCAAAGTTCAAGATTTGCTTCAGTTGAATTTAAAAACCTTTGCCAATGTACAGTTGAGTGCGCACACGGTTGATGAAATAAAGGAGGTGTGTCCACAGTCATTTGTATTGTTTCTCTGCATTGATTTTGTAGGTCCAGTCTTTACAAaagttgtctttgaatgcaGCGACTAGAGTTTACAATACTTATTTGCTATATTGTGCCTTGTCCTTCTATGATGTTTGAACGCAGAGAATGTTTTGACAATGACTTTAAGAACCTCCTTCTCATAATTAAGAGGAATAATTATTCTGCTCTTTAATTTCTTCACACAAAAAGTTAAGTTATAATCTAACAAGTATTGTAGTCCTCCTGTAGTGCTTGAACCAAACTCCGTAAATGTGTCTACAATCTAGATAGTAACATTAGCGTAAGGTTGCCCCTTGTTTGGGCGGGCATTGCCAATCAGGTCAACTATTGCCATATTTCTCTGATGATTGCGTGGACCGACTCACCTAATTGTTCAATGAAAGCAGCTTCTAGTGCTGCCATTGCATTGAATTTGACTTAATGCAAAATTGCTGTATTAGATCTAGATGGATATATTCTGAAAAGATTACCAGCAAGACAAAAGGTATATGTCCTCAGACTTTAATAGGCATTTGTGGCATTTGCGCAAAGGTTGCTGTCCActgaaagaagaaatctgaaCATTAAGTACTCCTGTAGAAGAGCAAGTTCAAAAACTCGTTCCTGTATTGCATTAATGATCCTTAGCTGTAGCAAATATTTTGAGGTTTTCACTTGTAATTAACTCTATTGAACAATCTTGAGCAGTTGCATTTCATGGATCTTAATTAACTGCTGGAAGTTTCTGTTCTTTATATTTAGTCATCGGAAAGTTCAGCTTGGATTGGATTAATGTCCTACAAGTGAATCGGTCATGTGATTTGTATCTTGATTTGAAGTTACAGGAAATACTTCAGCAAAAAATGGTGCCTAAAGTGATGGGCCTTTTTCTATCTTGCAGGCAGTGAGAAGGGATAATAAGCAGCGGTTCAGCCTCTTAGAAGAGAACGGGGAGCTTTTAATACGTGCAAACCAAGGTCATACAGTAAAGGTGATAGAACAGAGACCTTCTTAAGTCGcttctttcttatttatttatttatttttatttttatttttatttttggcaatcAGAAACCAATTGATTGTGCATAGATTGCTTAGCTTTAGGATGATGTCTGGTATCTGTTGCTTCGATTGTCAGCAACTTTGTGAAGAGTCCTCAATTTCTTCCCTTACATCCATCTATCAGCCAGCAATTCCAGAATTGTTCTTTTGTGCATGTATTCAGTAGCAATACTGAAAcatttcaaaatcaagatcTTGATTTGACAATTTCATTTATGCTATAAAAGCTGTCGGTTTACTGACTCTTTTGAGGGTGCGATGTTGCATCAAGATTTATCCACATTGACTGGGTTGTTCTTAATGTTGGTGCTATGTTAGCTGCACGGGGCACTGGTTATATATGTTACTGTAAGATATAATGTACTTTAGCTATTTGGGTATGTTACTGTCAGATATAATGTACTTTAGCTTAGCAAGGTTCTACATTAGCATGTCCTGTTGCCAGTTCTACATTAAAGACAGTCAATACATTTTGTGTGGGGATATTGTTCGAAGTAGGATACAATGTACCTTAGCTATTTGGTATGACATTTTTCCTCGGAATTCCTACAAGAGGTTTCAATCTATAAATACAGCGAATAAATTTGTAGATATCTAGCTTGCATCTCTGGCTTGTGTTTTTCCTAATTATGCATCATTATGCTCTCAATAACGTGAGAGTATGTGGATTGCATAAAGAATGAACTTATTAAAGGGTTAATAGCTACGGCAACATATCGAATTTCAAAGAATATGCAGGGTTGACCTCCCCTTGATTATAAAGGTGCTGTCTCTCTTGTTAGGATATTTTGACGTTGCATATTGATGACTTGATTGCTAGGCTGACTCACATAATTAATCTTGTAAGCATTATATGAACCCCTTCTGGTAGCATTTCTGACTAATTGCTGCCTTCTGATCTAGTAATTTTATGATTCTCTGCATCTGTGATATGACAAAGGAGAAAAGTTGATCTTAGCTAATATCTCCTATGTGGCATTTAAAAGATATTTGCCTGACTGAAAGAGCAATTAGTAAAGAGTTTGTGGACTCAAATTGATCTGAGAGAGGAGCTGGAACTTTTGAGTTAGTGGAGATGTCTATTCactttattcatttttccaaaattcaatTTGTCCTACAGCAATTTGCCTAGGTATTG
This region includes:
- the LOC104442248 gene encoding tRNA 2'-phosphotransferase 1 — protein: MTCGSIRALHFLHRHLPRVLSTSPPSLLRRQNSSLSFTPTAMADLNRKTTTQTSSFSASSHPGKRGSSGGTSLDMGHDRKERTRGRGGPGKDRVDALGRLLTRILRHMAAELNLNMRSDGYVKVQDLLQLNLKTFANVQLSAHTVDEIKEAVRRDNKQRFSLLEENGELLIRANQGHTVKTVESDSLLKPILSAEEVPVCVHGTYKKNLQSILDSGLKRMERLHVHFSSGLPTDGEVISGMRKNVNVLIFLDVRKALEDGMKIYISENRVILTEGFDGVVPVKYFDNMLSWPDKQVIPFEKK
- the LOC104442247 gene encoding 40S ribosomal protein S13 is translated as MGRMHSRGKGISASALPYKRTPPSWLKISSQDVEENICKFAKKGLTPSQIGVILRDSHGIAQVKSVTGSKILRILKAHGLAPEIPEDLYHLIKKAVSIRKHLERNRKDKDSKFRLILVESRIHRLARYYKKTKKLPPVWKYESTTASTLVA